A single Cryptococcus neoformans var. grubii H99 chromosome 7, complete sequence DNA region contains:
- a CDS encoding guanine nucleotide-binding protein subunit gamma: MSHLAPASLIRPHKTSMAELKLRRLNEHNARLREDLARPRARVSEASISLIKYCSNTKDPLLPSVWGPPGKGEDPYAPPDTGCCTIM; the protein is encoded by the exons ATGTCCCATCTCGCCCCCGCTTCCCTCATTCGCCCCCACAAAACGTCCATGGCCGAGCTCAAGTTACGTCGTCTGAACGAACATAATGCCCGGCTTCGAGAAGACCTCGCCCGGCCCCGAGCCAGAGTCAGCGAAGCCTCCATCAGCTTAATCAAGTACTGCTCGAACACAAAAGACCCTCTTTTACCATCGGTCTGGGGGCCTCCTggaaaaggggaagatCCCTATGCACCTCCAGATACTGGGTGCTGCACCA TCATGTAG
- a CDS encoding TDG/mug DNA glycosylase — translation MPSGSENAPSPASKAFADRLAKYAYAAASSPPSPRMSPLRRSTRSQTSNSAAPRSPLPSTPQERIYDRGSPLKKVASSSSSSVSLSATKKRSAKSISKEDEEFQDIDTEEETDDESYRREKSNSGGLKGGRTSTMKKVVKKPRGYAAPEMYEHLRPLNDLLAKGQDLVFCGINPGKMSSTLGHHFAHPTNKFWKALYQSGLTSRLMSPTEDYKVVDEYNYGLTNLVGRPTSEQSELSTLEMKLNTINLLQKFIKYQPNVVCFVGKKIWDVFESVVGKTAEFDEDTKQKVKLEGEIKNEEGNGDGEKGRSVVLLAPTPERGKVKIEPVELGDQPPLLPLSASPSRTPHLTPVQTASPSPIKAKAIKGGTKPPKTPFSFSQPRALRIVHLPEEDGGEVKYTYFFVVPSTSGLERTPFPEQVSNFAALKALVDELKEGKSLKGDFLNISVKGVEGTVEDMRRAAILKGVL, via the exons ATGCCAAGTGGCAGCGAAAATGCCCCAAGCCCAGCATCCAAAGCCTTTGCAGACCGTCTCGCCAAATACGCCTACGCCgcagcctcttctcccccttcACCTCGGATGAGCCCTCTTAGACGCTCCACACGGTCACAAACCTCAAATTCAGCAGCCCCTAGGTCTCCCTTGCCTTCAACACCCCAAGAGAGGATATACGATAGAGGGTCGCCCCTGAAAAAAGTAGcttcgtcgtcgtcttcttccgtaTCATTGTCCGCGACAAAGAAGCGATCAGCAAAATCAATCTCgaaggaggacgaggagtTTCAAGATATCGatactgaagaagagacagatgatgagagtTATAGAAGAGAAAAATCAAATTCGGGTGGTCTGAAAGGCGGGAGAACGTcaacgatgaagaaggtagTCAAGAAGCCAAGGGGCTACGCTGCTCCCGAGATGTATGAGCATCTCAGGCCATTGAATGACTTGTTAGCCAAGGGGCAAGATT TGGTGTTCTGCGGTATCAA TCCTG GGAAAATGTCTTCTACGCTGGGCCATCATTTCGCCCATCCAACCAATAAGTTTTGG AAAGCTCTTTATCAATCGG GGCTTACTTCAAGATTGATGTCGCCGACTGAAGATTATAAGGTCGTTGACGAGTACAACTATGGTCTC ACCAATCTTGTGGGCAGGCCGACTTCTGAG CAAAGTGAATTGTCTACCCTGGAAATGAAGCTAAACACTATCAACTTGTTACAAAAGTTTATAAAATACCAGCCCAATGTCGTCTGTTTTGTGGGAAAAAAGATTTGGGATGTGTTTGAGAGTGTAGTAGGGAAGACGGCCGAGTTCGATGAGGATACGAAACAAAAGGTCAAGCTGGAAGGTGAAAtaaaaaatgaagaagggaacgGTGAtggggagaaaggaagaagcgtgGTGCTACTCGCTCCCACAccagaaagaggaaaggtcAAGATCGAGCCGGTCGAACTGGGTGATCAGCCACCCCTACTTCCACTCTCAGCCAGTCCATCGAGAACCCCGCACCTTACACCGGTCCAAACTGCTTCACCCTCTCCAATCAAAGCTAAGGCGATAAAAGGAGGTACCAAGCCTCCAAAAACGCCCTTTAGCTTCTCCCAACCTCGTGCACTGAGAATTGTGCATCTTcctgaagaggatggaggtgaAGTCAAGTATACGTATTTCTTTGTCGTACCGAGTACTTCGGGGCTGGAAAGAACACCG TTTCCGGAACAAGTGTCCAACTTTGCAGCGCTCAAGGCCCTGGTGGATGAGCTGAAAGAGGGTAAATCCCTAAAAGGCGATTTTCTGAATATTAGCGTAAAGGGAGTAGAGGGTACTGTGGAAGATATGCGGCGGGCAGCTATCTTAAAAGGTGTTCTATGA
- a CDS encoding phosphoglycerate mutase: protein MPAKRMPRVYLVRHGETEWSLNGRHTGITDIPLTANGEKMVLEMSPRMIGPGKLINPAHLRHILISPRRRAQRTAELLFGGNTPPECNFITDPDVAEWDYGAYEGMLSKDIKKEAPNWSIWDDGCPPGETPGESPAQMSARVDRVIAKVRALHEKAQNAAENADEVDYSDVMIFSHGHFSRCFIARWCDLPIKAGYHFAAEPGGLAVLGYQHKSLKEPSLLGLNWYTEDALERR from the exons ATGCCTGCAAAACGAATGCCCCGAGTCTACCTCGTCCGCCACG GCGAGACTGAGTGGTCCTTGAACGGTAGACAT ACCGGCATCACTGACATTCCGCTTACCGCCAACGGTGAGAAAATGGTCCTCGAAATGAGCCCTCGAATGATTGGCCCTGGAA AGCTCATCAACCCTGCTCATCTCCGAcacatcctcatctccccaCGTCGACGAGCTCAACGAACCGCCGAACTT CTCTTTGGCGGAAACACGCCCCCAGAATGCAACTTTATCACCGACCCGGATGTTGCTGAATGGGACTATGGAGCGTACGAGGGAATGCTTTCCAAGGAtatcaagaaggaggctcCTAACTGGAGCATCTGGGACGACGG CTGCCCGCCCGGCGAGACTCCCGGAGAATCCCCTGCACAAATGTCCGCTCGAGTCGACCGCGTCATCGCCAAAGTCCGAGCTCTCCACGAAAAGGCCCAAAATGCGGCTGAGAACGCAGACGAGGTCGACTATTCCGACGTCATGATCTTCTCTCATGGCCACTTTTCTAGGTGTTTCATTGCAAGATGGTGCGACTTACCCATCAAGGCTGGTTACCACTTTGCTGCTGAACCTGGAGGT CTTGCTGTTTTGGGTTATCAGCATAAGTCACTCAAGGAGCCTT CTCTTCTCGGTCTTAACTGGTACACTGAGGATGCCCTTGAGCGCCGATAA